The following are encoded together in the Microbacterium sp. Root553 genome:
- a CDS encoding glucoamylase family protein: MKRWMSAVATAGLVVSGLALAGPAVAGGGPAGGGGRPGTQELERWATDTWRSLDAMTDEQTGLPSDNVTGDLQTPGEYTSPTNIGGYLWSTVTARDLGIIDDAEAHSRMSTTLDTLAGLERNDASGMFYNWYSPTTGEKLTTWPDSGDTVYPFLSTVDNGWLAASLRIVREADPALAGQADALYDSMDFASFFDPAGAAGLPAGTNRGGFWDAPPPDCSVEAPMYNGSGATAFYTCHHYDTTVSESRIATYLGIANGQIPATALYGTHRTMPPGCDWAWQEQLPQGEYRTYDGVEVWEGAYSYDGMSFVPSWGGSMFESLMPDLLVPETKWGPKSWKLNHPITVAVQKQHGLDEAGYGYWGFSPASDPFGGYAEYGVDIAGMRSDGYTSDAEKTDVDVDRPGCTEGTNPAPEFGDGVVTPHAAFLALPYDRKGALRNLEGIEKDLGAYGPGGFYDAVAVKSGTVAERYLSLDQSMIMAAIGNELTKDTLKDYFVDREMEQRLRPAMRQQVFGSSWGAGHGHHG; this comes from the coding sequence ATGAAGCGATGGATGAGCGCAGTGGCGACGGCCGGACTGGTCGTCTCGGGATTGGCACTCGCGGGCCCGGCGGTCGCCGGCGGCGGTCCGGCGGGCGGGGGCGGCAGACCGGGGACGCAAGAGCTCGAGCGTTGGGCGACCGACACCTGGCGGTCCCTGGATGCGATGACCGACGAGCAGACGGGCCTGCCGTCCGACAACGTCACCGGCGATCTGCAGACCCCGGGGGAGTACACCTCTCCGACCAACATCGGCGGATACCTGTGGTCGACCGTGACCGCGCGCGACCTGGGCATCATCGACGATGCCGAGGCGCACTCCCGTATGTCGACGACCCTCGACACGCTCGCCGGCCTCGAACGCAACGACGCGAGCGGCATGTTCTACAACTGGTACTCGCCCACCACGGGAGAGAAGCTGACGACGTGGCCCGACTCGGGTGACACCGTGTACCCGTTCCTCAGCACCGTCGACAACGGATGGCTCGCCGCCTCGCTGCGCATCGTCCGCGAAGCGGATCCCGCCCTCGCGGGTCAGGCCGATGCCCTCTACGACTCGATGGACTTCGCATCGTTCTTCGACCCCGCAGGCGCCGCCGGTCTCCCGGCCGGCACGAATCGCGGCGGCTTCTGGGATGCCCCGCCGCCGGACTGCAGCGTCGAGGCGCCCATGTACAACGGCTCGGGGGCGACGGCGTTCTACACCTGCCATCACTACGACACCACCGTCAGTGAGAGTCGCATCGCGACCTACCTGGGCATCGCGAACGGGCAGATCCCCGCGACCGCGCTGTACGGCACCCACCGCACGATGCCTCCCGGATGCGACTGGGCCTGGCAGGAGCAGCTGCCGCAGGGCGAGTACCGCACCTACGACGGCGTCGAGGTCTGGGAGGGCGCCTACTCCTACGACGGGATGTCGTTCGTCCCGAGCTGGGGCGGCAGCATGTTCGAGTCGCTGATGCCCGACCTGCTCGTGCCCGAGACGAAGTGGGGGCCGAAGTCCTGGAAGCTCAACCACCCCATCACGGTCGCCGTGCAGAAGCAGCACGGGCTCGATGAGGCCGGATACGGATACTGGGGCTTCTCGCCCGCGAGCGATCCGTTCGGCGGATACGCGGAGTACGGCGTGGACATCGCCGGCATGCGGTCGGACGGCTACACCTCGGACGCCGAGAAGACCGACGTCGACGTCGACCGGCCGGGATGCACGGAGGGGACGAATCCCGCACCCGAGTTCGGCGACGGGGTCGTGACCCCGCACGCGGCATTCCTCGCCCTGCCCTATGACCGCAAGGGCGCGCTGCGCAACCTCGAGGGCATCGAGAAGGACCTCGGCGCCTACGGGCCCGGCGGGTTCTACGACGCCGTCGCCGTGAAGAGCGGTACGGTCGCCGAACGCTATCTGTCGCTGGACCAGTCGATGATCATGGCCGCGATCGGCAACGAGCTCACGAAAGATACACTCAAGGACTACTTCGTGGACCGCGAGATGGAGCAGCGCCTGCGGCCCGCGATGAGACAGCAGGTATTCGGCTCGTCATGGGGAGCGGGGCACGGCCACCACGGCTGA
- a CDS encoding TetR/AcrR family transcriptional regulator, with protein sequence MSTDERSAAARRPRGPYATGQARRQAIVDEALAVFSRTGFHGGSLREIAKRVGVTPAGLLHHFADKEELFAEVLRQRDEKVRAAAGDPAEHTLIEQAKRVVAHNRTSRGLTSLYAIISAEATDPDHPSHVDFAARYRDRAADAEQILRRGQVDGEVRDDIDPARAARLISAVMDGIQLQWLLDDSVDMVLLFEEFVAGYLTPAAAPTG encoded by the coding sequence ATGAGCACGGATGAGCGGTCGGCAGCGGCACGAAGGCCCCGTGGTCCGTACGCCACGGGGCAGGCTCGCCGACAGGCCATCGTCGACGAAGCGCTCGCCGTGTTCTCCCGCACGGGATTCCACGGTGGATCCCTGCGGGAGATCGCGAAGCGGGTCGGCGTGACGCCGGCGGGGCTGCTGCACCACTTCGCCGACAAGGAGGAGCTGTTCGCCGAGGTGCTGCGTCAGCGCGACGAGAAGGTGCGGGCGGCCGCGGGCGACCCTGCGGAGCACACGCTGATCGAGCAGGCCAAGAGGGTCGTGGCCCACAACCGGACCTCGCGCGGTCTGACGTCGCTGTACGCGATCATCTCGGCGGAGGCCACCGACCCCGACCACCCCTCGCACGTCGACTTCGCGGCCCGCTACCGTGACCGTGCCGCCGACGCCGAGCAGATCCTCCGCCGCGGGCAGGTCGACGGCGAGGTGCGCGACGACATCGATCCCGCCCGTGCGGCGCGACTGATCAGTGCGGTGATGGACGGCATCCAGCTGCAGTGGCTCCTCGACGACTCCGTCGACATGGTCCTGCTCTTCGAGGAGTTCGTCGCGGGCTATCTGACTCCCGCTGCGGCGCCGACCGGCTGA
- a CDS encoding PucR family transcriptional regulator → MDATEQPTLRALLARTDLGLRLVSREDTLPAGALDRPLRWVHSSDLADPTPFLAEDLALLTTGTQFDADADLDVYVGRLADRGVLGLGFGSDVHRAGVPDELVIECARRGIPLFEVPYRTPFIAVARAHSEAIAAQAYARRSWALDTQRALALAALRPRGLDATVAELGRRLGVWVGMYDASGALQLSHPPSALPPEALAPLGVRATEVLARGLETGQSLTIDERTFTLFTVGRGGHLRGVIALAVDALDAEARTVVTSVIAMAGLALEQSDQLARSRRRLHSQLLGSLLGDDPALARRVLGSMPAAPVIVAVAADGPAGPLTDWWERRRSEHGTASFLAESADGVVLCLSAADASLLDEVATRFGVRIGASGSESYDAFSRAHAQALAALRQQQGPGVFAYADTVGSSILSALATDEARLVAESRLAALRDHDTRTGGELETSVRIWLEHDAKSEAAAAVLGVHRHTLRSRITQAGVLLGFDLSSFPARAELWALLQTARD, encoded by the coding sequence ATGGATGCCACCGAGCAGCCGACGCTGCGCGCTCTTCTCGCTCGCACCGATCTGGGCCTGCGTCTCGTCTCGCGGGAAGACACGCTGCCGGCCGGAGCGCTGGATCGCCCCCTGCGCTGGGTGCACAGTTCCGACCTCGCCGATCCGACGCCGTTCCTCGCCGAGGATCTGGCACTGCTGACCACCGGCACGCAGTTCGATGCCGACGCCGACCTCGACGTGTACGTCGGTCGGCTCGCCGATCGCGGCGTGCTCGGCCTCGGTTTCGGTTCCGACGTGCACCGCGCGGGGGTGCCCGACGAGCTCGTCATCGAATGCGCGCGCCGAGGCATACCGCTGTTCGAGGTGCCCTACCGCACGCCGTTCATCGCCGTCGCCCGCGCGCACTCCGAGGCGATCGCCGCTCAGGCGTACGCCCGCAGGTCCTGGGCACTCGACACGCAGCGCGCGCTCGCCCTGGCGGCGCTCCGCCCCCGCGGCCTGGATGCGACGGTCGCGGAGCTCGGCCGCCGGCTCGGCGTCTGGGTCGGGATGTACGACGCCTCCGGCGCGCTGCAGCTCTCGCATCCCCCCTCGGCCCTGCCGCCGGAGGCGCTCGCCCCGCTCGGCGTCCGCGCCACCGAGGTGCTCGCGCGCGGGCTGGAGACCGGGCAGTCGCTCACCATCGACGAACGCACCTTCACGCTCTTCACGGTCGGGCGCGGCGGGCACCTGCGGGGCGTCATCGCCCTCGCCGTCGATGCTCTCGACGCCGAGGCGCGCACCGTCGTGACATCGGTGATCGCGATGGCGGGTCTCGCCCTCGAGCAGAGCGATCAGCTGGCCCGCAGCCGCCGCCGGTTGCACTCGCAGCTGCTGGGCTCGCTGCTCGGCGACGACCCCGCGCTCGCCCGCCGGGTGCTCGGCAGCATGCCCGCGGCTCCGGTGATCGTCGCCGTCGCCGCGGACGGACCGGCCGGCCCCCTGACGGACTGGTGGGAGCGGCGCCGCAGCGAGCACGGCACGGCGAGCTTCCTCGCGGAATCGGCGGACGGCGTCGTCCTCTGCCTCTCCGCCGCGGACGCGTCTCTGCTCGACGAGGTGGCCACCCGTTTCGGCGTGCGCATCGGCGCGTCGGGCTCGGAGTCCTACGACGCCTTCTCCCGCGCGCATGCCCAGGCCCTCGCAGCACTCCGGCAACAACAGGGTCCGGGCGTCTTCGCCTACGCCGACACGGTGGGCTCCAGCATCCTCAGCGCACTCGCGACCGACGAGGCGCGTCTGGTGGCCGAGTCCCGTCTCGCAGCTCTCCGCGACCACGACACCAGGACCGGCGGCGAACTGGAGACCTCGGTGCGCATCTGGCTGGAGCACGATGCGAAGAGCGAGGCCGCGGCCGCGGTGCTCGGCGTGCACCGGCACACTCTGCGCTCCCGCATCACCCAGGCGGGCGTGCTGCTGGGGTTCGACCTGTCGTCGTTCCCGGCGCGCGCCGAGCTGTGGGCGCTCCTGCAGACCGCCAGGGACTGA
- the gabT gene encoding 4-aminobutyrate--2-oxoglutarate transaminase has protein sequence MALLDTAAVAVPLGGPDLPQERRLVTDLPGPRSAEILARKADAVAAGVGHTVPVAAVAAGGGVVVDADGNSLIDLGSGIAVTTVGNAHPKVAAAVAAQAAQFTHTCFMISPYESYIGVAEALNRLTPGDFAKKSALFNSGAEAVENAIKIARKHTGRQAVVAFDHGYHGRTNLTMALTAKSMPYKSGFGPFAPEVYRAPMSYPFRDGLEGGEAASRVILQLEKQIGADNLAAVIIEPIQGEGGFIVPADGFLPAIASWCRANGVVFIADEVQTGFARTGHMFASEIFGIEPDLITTAKGIAGGLPLAAVTGRAEIMDASHSGGLGGTYGGNPIACAAALAAIDVFENDGVIERAREIGEILTRRLGEMQEKDARIGDIRGHGAMIAAEFVDPETKAPDAALTAAVAKACVAQGVIVLTCGTYGNVIRFLPPLAIGDDLLNEGLDVVAAALAQA, from the coding sequence ATGGCACTCCTCGACACCGCAGCAGTCGCAGTTCCCCTCGGCGGCCCCGACCTCCCCCAGGAGCGTCGACTCGTGACCGACCTCCCCGGCCCCCGGTCGGCCGAGATCCTCGCCCGCAAGGCCGACGCCGTCGCCGCCGGTGTCGGGCACACCGTTCCCGTCGCGGCCGTCGCGGCCGGCGGGGGCGTGGTCGTCGACGCCGACGGCAACTCCCTGATCGACCTCGGCTCCGGCATCGCCGTGACCACGGTCGGCAACGCGCACCCGAAGGTCGCCGCGGCCGTCGCCGCGCAGGCCGCGCAGTTCACGCACACCTGCTTCATGATCTCGCCCTACGAGTCGTACATCGGCGTCGCCGAGGCGCTCAACCGGCTCACCCCCGGCGACTTCGCCAAGAAGAGCGCTCTGTTCAACTCCGGCGCCGAAGCCGTCGAGAACGCGATCAAGATCGCGCGCAAGCACACCGGTCGCCAGGCGGTCGTCGCGTTCGACCACGGCTACCACGGCCGCACCAACCTCACGATGGCGCTGACCGCGAAGTCGATGCCGTACAAGAGCGGCTTCGGACCGTTCGCCCCCGAGGTCTACCGCGCGCCGATGTCGTATCCCTTCCGCGACGGGCTCGAGGGTGGCGAGGCGGCCTCCCGCGTCATCCTGCAGCTCGAGAAGCAGATCGGCGCCGACAACCTGGCGGCCGTGATCATCGAGCCCATCCAGGGCGAGGGCGGCTTCATCGTCCCCGCCGACGGATTCCTCCCCGCGATCGCGTCGTGGTGTCGTGCCAACGGCGTCGTCTTCATCGCCGACGAGGTGCAGACCGGCTTCGCGCGCACCGGCCACATGTTCGCCAGCGAGATCTTCGGCATCGAGCCCGACCTCATCACCACCGCCAAGGGCATCGCCGGCGGCCTGCCCCTCGCCGCGGTCACCGGCCGCGCCGAGATCATGGACGCCTCGCACTCCGGCGGCCTCGGCGGCACCTACGGCGGCAACCCGATCGCCTGCGCCGCGGCGCTCGCCGCGATCGACGTCTTCGAGAACGACGGCGTGATCGAGCGCGCGCGCGAGATCGGCGAGATCCTCACGCGTCGCCTCGGCGAGATGCAGGAGAAGGATGCCCGCATCGGAGACATCCGCGGACACGGCGCCATGATCGCCGCCGAGTTCGTCGATCCCGAGACGAAGGCGCCCGACGCCGCGCTCACCGCGGCGGTCGCCAAGGCCTGCGTCGCGCAGGGGGTCATCGTCCTCACCTGCGGCACCTATGGCAATGTCATCCGCTTCCTCCCTCCGCTCGCCATCGGCGACGACCTGCTGAACGAGGGTCTCGACGTGGTCGCCGCCGCACTCGCCCAGGCCTGA
- a CDS encoding amino acid permease — translation MSAESESQWDRPVSPETSAGFAGANPRTKKLRSRHITMITLGGIIGASLFVGSGNVIRTVGPAAVVSYLIGGLLVFLAMRMLGEMAASRPAIGSFMEYARVGLGNWAAYLVGWLYWYFWVGVLAYEAVLGGETLAGWFPVVPSWAWSLVLIAIFVGTNVISVRTFGEVEFWLASIKVLAIVVFLGAGLLFAFGLWPNSEVSVSNLWEHGGFAPNGFGVAFTGVALVIFSYFGTEIAVMASAESEDPAKGIRQATSTIIWRILLFFVGSVLIIVTVVPWDELPVPTDVATAPFTYALEQFGIPGASIIMQLVIFTAVISVLNSGLYSASRMFSALAEQGFAPRIVAKKSKSGVPVMALLASTIGGLIATLVNFFTPGSGIFDFIMNSAGLVALFVYVFIALTQWRLRQRMTSEEVANLTLKMWLHPWLNFLLIACIAAVVVVMLTTEGGRTQVWTSLIATGVLVLFWPLVRRNLAKRPTAPTTTTPGSDAVAT, via the coding sequence ATGTCGGCGGAATCGGAATCGCAGTGGGACCGGCCCGTCTCTCCTGAGACGTCGGCCGGTTTCGCCGGCGCGAACCCGCGCACGAAGAAGCTGCGGTCCCGTCACATCACGATGATCACCCTCGGGGGGATCATCGGCGCGAGCCTCTTCGTCGGATCCGGCAACGTCATCCGCACGGTCGGGCCTGCTGCCGTGGTGTCCTACCTCATCGGCGGACTGCTCGTGTTCCTCGCGATGCGCATGCTCGGCGAGATGGCGGCCTCGCGCCCGGCCATCGGCTCCTTCATGGAGTACGCCAGGGTCGGCCTCGGCAATTGGGCCGCCTACCTGGTGGGGTGGCTGTACTGGTACTTCTGGGTCGGGGTGCTCGCCTACGAGGCGGTGCTCGGCGGCGAGACCCTGGCGGGCTGGTTCCCGGTCGTCCCCTCGTGGGCATGGTCGCTGGTCCTCATCGCGATCTTCGTCGGCACGAACGTCATCTCGGTCCGCACCTTCGGCGAGGTCGAGTTCTGGCTCGCCAGCATCAAGGTGCTCGCCATCGTCGTGTTCCTCGGCGCCGGTCTGCTGTTCGCGTTCGGCCTCTGGCCGAATTCCGAGGTCTCGGTCTCGAACCTGTGGGAGCACGGGGGCTTCGCCCCGAACGGCTTCGGCGTCGCGTTCACGGGGGTCGCGCTGGTGATCTTCTCGTATTTCGGCACCGAGATCGCCGTGATGGCATCCGCCGAGTCCGAGGACCCGGCGAAGGGGATCCGCCAGGCGACGAGCACGATCATCTGGCGGATCCTGCTCTTCTTCGTCGGATCGGTGCTCATCATCGTCACGGTGGTGCCCTGGGACGAGCTCCCCGTGCCGACCGACGTGGCCACCGCCCCGTTCACGTACGCGCTCGAGCAGTTCGGCATCCCCGGTGCGAGCATCATCATGCAGCTCGTCATCTTCACCGCGGTGATCTCGGTGCTGAACTCGGGTCTCTACTCGGCATCCCGCATGTTCTCGGCGCTCGCCGAGCAGGGGTTCGCGCCGCGCATCGTGGCGAAGAAGTCGAAGAGCGGCGTGCCGGTCATGGCGCTGCTCGCCTCGACGATCGGCGGGCTGATCGCCACGCTGGTGAACTTCTTCACGCCGGGGTCGGGGATCTTCGACTTCATCATGAACTCCGCCGGACTCGTCGCGCTGTTCGTCTACGTCTTCATCGCGCTGACCCAGTGGCGCCTGCGGCAGCGGATGACGTCGGAGGAGGTCGCGAACCTCACGCTCAAGATGTGGCTGCACCCGTGGCTGAACTTCCTGCTGATCGCGTGCATCGCCGCGGTGGTCGTCGTGATGCTCACGACCGAGGGCGGGCGCACCCAGGTGTGGACGAGCCTGATCGCCACCGGCGTCCTGGTCCTCTTCTGGCCGCTCGTGCGCCGGAATCTCGCGAAGCGCCCCACGGCGCCGACCACCACGACTCCGGGAAGCGACGCCGTCGCGACCTGA
- a CDS encoding flavin monoamine oxidase family protein produces MAEITRDVLIVGAGAAGLTAANDLRKAGLSVAVLEARDRVGGRLWTDVVDGAMLELGGQWVSPDQDALKDTIEELGLETYSRYREGDSVYVGPDGQVHRFTGEMFPVSAATEAVIAEITSQLDAMVAEIDPDQPWAHPRAAEWDSVTWDAWLRAQTDDDEAVLNLAFATGSAMLTKPTHSFSLLQSLHMAASAGSYSNLVDADFILDQRVVGGLQKVPLLLAERLGDDVLLNQPVRSLEWSDDGVMATTDELTVRARFAILAHAPVLYSRIAFVPPLPRRQHQLHQHLSMGFVIKVHAVYDRPFWREQGLSGTAFSPYELAHEAYDNTNHGDERGTLVGFVSDQNADDLFALSAEERKERILASLSHYYGPEAENPVVYYESDWGTEEWTRGAYAASFDMGGLHRYGADLRTAVGPIHFACSDMAGAGFQHVDGAIRMGHLVASTIVESRRAAGDQAEVG; encoded by the coding sequence ATGGCTGAGATCACTCGTGACGTGCTGATCGTCGGCGCCGGAGCCGCAGGGCTCACCGCGGCGAACGACCTGCGCAAGGCCGGCCTGTCGGTCGCCGTGCTGGAGGCCCGCGACCGGGTGGGCGGACGTCTGTGGACCGACGTCGTCGACGGCGCCATGCTCGAGCTCGGCGGCCAGTGGGTCTCGCCGGATCAGGACGCGCTCAAGGACACGATCGAGGAGCTCGGTCTCGAGACCTACAGCCGCTATCGCGAGGGCGACAGCGTCTACGTCGGACCCGACGGACAGGTGCACCGTTTCACCGGCGAGATGTTCCCGGTGTCGGCGGCGACCGAGGCGGTCATCGCCGAGATCACGTCGCAGCTGGACGCGATGGTCGCCGAGATCGACCCGGACCAGCCGTGGGCGCACCCCCGCGCCGCGGAGTGGGACTCGGTGACGTGGGACGCCTGGCTGCGCGCGCAGACCGACGACGACGAGGCCGTGCTGAACCTCGCGTTCGCCACGGGCTCGGCGATGCTCACCAAGCCGACGCACTCGTTCTCGCTGCTGCAGTCGCTGCACATGGCCGCCTCGGCAGGGTCGTACTCGAACCTCGTCGATGCCGACTTCATCCTCGACCAGCGCGTGGTCGGCGGACTGCAGAAGGTGCCGCTGCTGCTCGCCGAGCGCCTGGGCGACGACGTCCTCCTGAACCAGCCGGTGCGCTCGCTCGAGTGGAGCGACGACGGCGTCATGGCGACGACCGACGAGCTCACCGTGCGCGCCCGCTTCGCGATCCTCGCGCACGCTCCCGTGCTCTACAGCCGCATCGCCTTCGTGCCGCCGCTGCCGCGTCGCCAGCACCAGCTGCACCAGCACCTCTCGATGGGCTTCGTGATCAAGGTGCACGCCGTCTACGACCGCCCGTTCTGGCGCGAGCAGGGGCTGAGCGGCACCGCCTTCAGCCCGTACGAGCTCGCCCACGAGGCGTACGACAACACCAATCACGGTGACGAGCGCGGCACCCTGGTCGGCTTCGTCAGCGACCAGAACGCCGACGACCTCTTCGCGCTGTCGGCCGAGGAGCGCAAGGAGCGCATCCTCGCCTCGCTGTCGCACTACTACGGACCCGAGGCCGAGAACCCCGTCGTCTACTACGAGAGCGACTGGGGCACCGAGGAGTGGACGCGTGGCGCATACGCCGCCAGCTTCGACATGGGTGGTCTGCACCGCTACGGAGCGGATCTGCGCACCGCCGTCGGCCCGATCCACTTCGCCTGCAGCGACATGGCGGGCGCCGGATTCCAGCACGTCGACGGCGCCATCCGCATGGGGCACCTCGTCGCGTCGACCATCGTCGAGTCCCGCAGGGCAGCCGGCGACCAGGCTGAGGTCGGCTGA
- a CDS encoding universal stress protein, which yields MPGAVVVGYTATDAGADAAALGARLARSLGAVLHLVIVLPSEGTRSAAVPPERAYEDHIRRQAKEWLEDAVVRLPQELTRTGHVRFGESFAEGLIAAGEEFDARIIVVGTANGSIFGRHRLGSVASELLHSSTIPVALAPAGTAEEDDHVLPRVTVAVGTRPGADNLLDEAAAIATTSRVGLRLVSLVPFDVPPGLDTGAIRLVGTEHGRDVLSVAKGLLPEDLPADVEEAPGDTVEDAVSNLSWLPGEVVLVGSSRLAQPRRLFLGSTAAKMLHELPVPMIVVPRTRAEAGVR from the coding sequence ATGCCCGGCGCGGTCGTCGTGGGGTACACGGCGACGGACGCGGGTGCGGATGCCGCGGCTCTCGGCGCGCGGCTCGCCCGCAGTCTCGGGGCTGTCCTGCATCTCGTGATCGTGCTGCCCTCCGAGGGCACGCGCAGCGCGGCGGTGCCGCCGGAGCGCGCGTACGAGGACCACATCCGCCGCCAGGCGAAGGAGTGGCTCGAGGATGCGGTCGTGCGCCTGCCGCAGGAGCTGACCCGCACGGGGCACGTGCGGTTCGGGGAATCCTTCGCCGAAGGGCTGATCGCCGCGGGTGAGGAGTTCGACGCCCGCATCATCGTGGTCGGCACGGCCAACGGCAGCATCTTCGGACGCCACCGCCTCGGCAGTGTGGCGTCGGAACTGCTGCACTCGTCGACCATCCCGGTCGCGCTTGCCCCCGCGGGCACCGCCGAGGAGGACGATCATGTGCTGCCGCGCGTCACCGTCGCGGTCGGCACCCGCCCCGGCGCCGACAACCTGCTCGACGAGGCGGCGGCGATCGCCACCACGTCGCGAGTCGGTCTCCGCTTGGTCTCCCTCGTCCCGTTCGACGTCCCACCCGGACTCGACACCGGTGCCATCCGACTGGTGGGCACCGAGCACGGTCGCGACGTGCTCTCGGTCGCCAAGGGGCTGCTGCCCGAGGATCTGCCCGCCGACGTCGAGGAGGCCCCCGGCGACACGGTCGAGGATGCGGTGTCGAACCTGTCCTGGCTTCCCGGCGAGGTCGTCCTGGTCGGCTCCAGCCGCCTGGCGCAGCCGCGCCGCCTGTTCCTCGGCTCGACCGCGGCGAAGATGCTGCACGAGCTCCCCGTCCCGATGATCGTCGTCCCGCGCACCCGCGCCGAAGCAGGAGTCCGCTGA
- a CDS encoding APC family permease: MSSSNRATEPESGVTTGISQKGLSAGSVGVLGAVVIGVSTIAPAYTLTASLGPTVAVVGTQVPAIILVGFIPMLLTAFGYRELNRMMPDSGTSFTWGVRAFGPWIGWMTGWGLIAATVIVLSNLAGIAVEFLFLLIAQLSGNPGIADLAFNPVINVVVCLLFMLGATLVSYRDMQTTQKFQYILVGFQVLVLVVFATVAIIKAVSGDAPEPTAFSWSWFNPFEVPSFSAFAAGLSLSIFIFWGWDVVLTMNEETKDPARTPGRAAMVTVFVVVSLYLLLAIGLIMFAGVGSGAYGLANEDISANVFFALSDPILGPLAFLVSLAVLSSSAASLQSTAVGPARTLLAMGHYGALPKKFARVSPRFFTPGYSTIVSAVVASVFYAVMRLVSEKVLTDTILSLGMMICFYYGLTAFACVWYFRRQWFDSARSFFFTFLFPLVGGAILAVLFVTTLIDSMDPAYGSGSNIGGLGLVFVLGVGIIVIGIVVMIWQSIRRPAFFRGETLGVDAPPSARRR; the protein is encoded by the coding sequence ATGAGCAGCTCGAACCGGGCGACGGAGCCCGAATCCGGTGTGACGACCGGGATCTCGCAGAAGGGCCTCAGCGCAGGGTCCGTCGGCGTGCTCGGCGCCGTGGTCATCGGCGTCTCGACGATCGCCCCCGCCTACACGCTGACCGCCTCGCTCGGCCCGACGGTCGCGGTCGTGGGCACCCAGGTGCCGGCCATCATCCTCGTCGGGTTCATCCCGATGCTGCTGACGGCGTTCGGCTATCGCGAACTGAACCGGATGATGCCGGACTCCGGCACCTCGTTCACGTGGGGCGTGCGCGCCTTCGGCCCGTGGATCGGCTGGATGACCGGATGGGGACTCATCGCCGCCACCGTCATCGTGCTGTCGAACCTGGCCGGCATCGCGGTCGAGTTCCTCTTCCTCCTCATCGCGCAGCTCTCCGGCAACCCCGGGATCGCCGACCTCGCGTTCAACCCCGTCATCAACGTCGTGGTCTGTCTGCTCTTCATGCTGGGCGCGACCCTCGTGTCGTACCGCGATATGCAGACGACCCAGAAGTTCCAGTACATCCTCGTCGGCTTCCAGGTGCTCGTGCTCGTCGTGTTCGCGACCGTCGCGATCATCAAGGCGGTCTCGGGCGATGCGCCCGAACCCACCGCGTTCTCGTGGTCGTGGTTCAATCCGTTCGAGGTCCCCTCCTTCAGCGCCTTCGCCGCGGGCCTGTCGCTGTCGATCTTCATCTTCTGGGGCTGGGACGTCGTGCTCACCATGAACGAGGAGACGAAAGACCCCGCCAGGACTCCCGGTCGCGCCGCGATGGTCACCGTCTTCGTCGTGGTGAGCCTCTACCTGCTGCTCGCGATCGGCCTGATCATGTTCGCGGGAGTCGGCTCGGGCGCCTACGGTCTCGCGAACGAGGACATCTCCGCGAACGTCTTCTTCGCCCTCTCCGACCCGATCCTCGGGCCGCTCGCCTTCCTCGTCTCGCTCGCGGTGCTGTCGAGCTCGGCGGCGTCCCTGCAGTCCACGGCGGTCGGCCCCGCCCGCACGCTGCTGGCCATGGGGCACTACGGAGCGCTGCCGAAGAAGTTCGCGAGGGTGAGCCCGCGCTTCTTCACCCCCGGCTACTCCACGATCGTCTCGGCCGTCGTCGCCTCGGTCTTCTATGCCGTGATGCGCCTGGTGAGCGAGAAAGTCCTCACCGACACGATCCTCTCGCTCGGCATGATGATCTGCTTCTACTACGGCCTCACGGCGTTCGCGTGCGTCTGGTACTTCCGGCGCCAGTGGTTCGACTCGGCCAGGAGCTTCTTCTTCACGTTCCTGTTCCCGCTCGTCGGCGGCGCCATCCTCGCGGTGCTGTTCGTGACGACCCTCATCGACTCGATGGATCCGGCCTACGGCAGCGGATCCAACATCGGCGGCCTCGGGCTCGTCTTCGTGCTCGGTGTCGGCATCATCGTGATCGGCATCGTGGTCATGATCTGGCAGTCCATCCGTCGCCCGGCGTTCTTCCGCGGCGAGACCCTCGGCGTCGACGCGCCGCCGAGCGCTCGCCGCCGCTGA